The sequence TCATACCAATAACCACCACCAATATCTGAATGTACACCAGCAAACCATACCTCTAATACTCTGGGATCACGATTAAACAATATAGGCTGAAAAGCGACACGTTTTTCATCTAATGCAACTATATGCACCGCTTTTTCAATGTTACCCGCCAAAGTGCCATTTTCAAAAACAACATCACTGGCGGGGCGTGTCTCCATACTGAGATCAGGTGAACCAATAGAGGCTACGGTATCAAATACGCCTAAAAATTTGACCTTATGTTTTATTTGGCTAGCAAAGATGCGTGCTATGGCGGCACCTCGACTAAAACCAAAAACAAATATTTCATCACCTTCTTTGTAATGTTTCTCTACATCACGTTTAGCTTTAGTGATTATTGATTTTATATCAGAGAATGCAGGTGCAAAAAGAGAGTTAAACGTTTTTTGCAGCCAATTACCATAAGTGCCAACGCCTGAGTAGTAAAAGCTATGCTGGCCATATTCATCGTTGTGAGGTGAGTTAGTTAAACTGCCGCCAAAATAGGCGTGTAACTTT is a genomic window of Pseudoalteromonas sp. '520P1 No. 423' containing:
- a CDS encoding DUF2235 domain-containing protein, which translates into the protein MKKFIFCFDGTCNEPSDSMDYAVDLSISNILKLHAYFGGSLTNSPHNDEYGQHSFYYSGVGTYGNWLQKTFNSLFAPAFSDIKSIITKAKRDVEKHYKEGDEIFVFGFSRGAAIARIFASQIKHKVKFLGVFDTVASIGSPDLSMETRPASDVVFENGTLAGNIEKAVHIVALDEKRVAFQPILFNRDPRVLEVWFAGVHSDIGGGYWYDGLSDISLEFMCLHARQQGLNILNLEEIDFNRLKQSDSFLCVDDLEIQPIPEGIMHQQQRTQIIADRTLSPRLVCVNHQDTTCDSHHAKIHHSVALRFKKVTNYRPHSLRNTNYQIMADNGRLSKVKCGITGLRGV